The following coding sequences lie in one Rutidosis leptorrhynchoides isolate AG116_Rl617_1_P2 chromosome 4, CSIRO_AGI_Rlap_v1, whole genome shotgun sequence genomic window:
- the LOC139844838 gene encoding transcription factor UNE10 — translation MSQCVPNWDIEDNPADNNNIVNSSKPDHRLKVALRPPNSMSSALNVPTLDYEVAELTWKNGQVAMHGFGPPRVVNKHHATTSAAIKYTWDKPRAGETLEAIVNQATLQPNLNLYSNELVPWLDHHSSGVTAGTVSASATTTMDARVPSSNTKSHAMSVNTGNVTRLSTCVESCSGAPSGFVPAREWSGSRDQSVSGSETFGLETSSRQLTVETYERELGVKGFTSPSIGSHENFTLSEKRSTKSTSPDDHDSACHSRPKKIEAEEKKKAKGKSSVGTKRSRAAAIHNQSERKRRDKINQRMKTLQKLVPNANKTDKASMLDEVIEYLKQLQAQIHMMGRMNMSPAMMMPLAMQQQLQMAMMNPMAGMGMGMGMGMGMGMPGVMDLNSIGGNRPNIPGMPPVFHPSPFMQPQMGSWDMHANTGDRTPNQNDPMVAFLASQSQPMTMEGYGRMAAMFHQMQN, via the exons ATGAGTCAATGTGTACCAAATTGGGATATAGAAGATAACCCTGCagataacaataatattgttaatagcTCGAAACCAGATCATCGTCTCAAAGTCGCCTTACGTCCTCCTAATTCCATGTCTTCCGCTCTCAATGTTCCCAC ACTAGATTATGAGGTGGCGGAGTTAACGTGGAAAAATGGACAAGTAGCCATGCACGGCTTTGGTCCACCGCGCGTGGTTAACAAACACCATGCAACCACCAGTGCTGCTATCAAATACACCTGGGACAAACCACGCGCCGGCGAGACTCTTGAGGCCATAGTCAATCAAGCCACCCTCCAACCCAACTTGAACCTCTATAGCAACGAGCTAGTTCCATGGCTAGACCATCACTCTTCTGGCGTTACAGCCGGAACTGTTAGCGCGTCTGCCACTACGACAATGGACGCACGCGTGCCAAGTTCCAACACCAAATCTCACGCGATGTCAGTTAATACCGGGAATGTCACGCGCTTATCCACGTGTGTGGAGTCTTGTAGTGGTGCTCCGTCGGGTTTCGTACCAGCGCGTGAGTGGAGTGGTAGTAGGGACCAGAGTGTAAGTGGCAGTGAGACTTTTGGATTGGAGACCAGTAGCCGACAGTTGACCGTTGAAACTTATGAGCGGGAATTGGGTGTGAAAGGGTTCACGTCTCCATCCATTGGGTCGCACGAAAATTTTACTCTCTCCGAAAAACGATCTACTAAATCTACATCACCCGATGACCATGACTCTGCTTGTCATAGTCGACCTAAG AAAATTGAAGCGGAAGAAAAGAAAAAAGCAAAAGGAAAATCTTCGGTAGGAACTAAAAGAAGTAGAGCGGCTGCAATTCATAATCAATCCGAACGG AAACGAAGAGACAAGATTAATCAGAGAATGAAGACACTACAAAAGCTTGTTCCCAATGCTAATAAG ACGGACAAAGCGTCAATGCTTGACGAAGTGATCGAATATCTAAAGCAATTACAAGCACAAATTCATATGATGGGTAGAATGAACATGTCTCCAGCAATGATGATGCCATTAGCTATGCAACAACAACTTCAAATGGCTATGATGAACCCTATGGCCGGAATGGGCATGGGAATGGGAATGGGTATGGGTATGGGAATGCCAGGTGTCATGGACTTAAACTCCATTGGTGGCAATCGTCCAAACATCCCCGGAATGCCGCCAGTCTTCCATCCCTCCCCTTTTATGCAACCACAAATGGGCTCATGGGATATGCACGCCAATACTGGGGATCGAACCCCAAATCAAAATGATCCAATGGTTGCCTTCCTTGCAAGCCAATCACAG CCAATGACGATGGAGGGTTATGGTAGAATGGCTGCTATGTTTCACCAAATGCAGAATTAA